Part of the Deinococcus fonticola genome, GAAACCCGCCCCCCTTATGCCCTCAGTGCCAACATTACACAGGTGAAGTTTGCCCTCAGTAGCAACCCCGCCGCCGCCTGTGCCTTTCGCACCCTGTCGAGTCATTTTGTAACCGACGTGCTGGAAAGCGCCACAGCAAACTTTATGGCCCAGGCGGGAGAGTGCCAAGCCCACGCCAAAGCCGCGCAGCACGCCGAGGACGCCGCGCACGCCCTCATTACGGGCCTGATGCTCAGCTTTATTCCCAACTGGGATAAGTACAAGGCCAGCGAAGCCGCCACCGATTACAACCGCCCGTACTTTGACCGTAAAGCCATGTTCTACGGTAACAGCAGCGAAACTAAGCGCATTTATCTGAGCTTGCAAGGGGTGGACACTTACACCGCCAAGACTGCCCCCAGCCGCGTACTTATCAGTCATGCAGGCATGACCCTCTATCTGTTCAGCGAAGCCGACGCCCGTATTTTCACCGAGCGCACCGGGCAACCCCTCAAGCCTTACCACACCATCTAAAGCGGGTCAGGGGGGCCAGCCCCCCCACCCTCAAGGAGAAAAAGATGCTTTACAGCGGAGATGATTTTTACGACGACGACGTTACCAGCGGCCCGCAGCGCCGGAACGACCTAGAGGAGCTGCACGAGCGGGAAATCAATTTCGATGAGGCCGCAGCCGAAGCTCGCGCCCCGCTCATTGTGGAGAGCGCCAGCATGTACGACGACGGCCCAGAGCCGGACGGCGACGAAGGTTTAGACCTTCCAGACCCCTTAGACAACCTGACCGACGAGGAGCTTGCCAAACTGATGACAGAGTAAGCCCCGGTATCCAGTCAGACCCCCGCCAGGACGCGACCAGTCGCGTCCCTTTCCTCTCTCTATGAAAAAGCGCCCCCACGAGTGCGGCCACCGACTTTATCAAGTCGGTTTTTTGTTGTCATGGCTCACCAGCAACGCCGACGAGGAAAAGCCGTGTGGCACGGCTTAAAACCATGAAGGCCCGCGTAACTTTCCCATGCTCAATTGTTGACAAATTGCGGAAAAAGGCTTAAACTGTAATTACCTCAGAGAGAGGAAAGGAGCGTAAAAATGACCACCCAGACGAGAGAACCCGCTTACATCACCCACCCACGCGGCAGCCGGGTACACCATCGCCTGACGAACCGCACCGGGACTGTTATCAGCCACAGGGAGTTTGACAACTTTCTGATGATTTCTTGGGAAAACCCCGCCCAGAACGACAAATACTGTACCGCTTACAGCCCCAGCGAGTTTGAAATTATCCGCAAAGGGGGGCAGTGAATCATGGCCCTCACGCTCCAGCAGGAGCTTTACCGCGCCCCAGCCGCCGCCCGGTACTGAACCGCCCGCCGCGCCCACGACCAGGGCGCGGCCACCCCACCACCGAGGAAAAGCCATGCGAACAAAAAACGTCACTGTCCAGCAGCCCCTTTTAATCACCAGCGCCCCCGCCCAGGCCCAGGCCCAGGCAGGCGCGGCCACCGCAATTGACCTCTTTGCAGGTGCAGGCGGATTCAGCGAAGGCGCAGCACTCGCGGGCGTTGAGGTCATTTGGGCAGCTAACCATAACCCGCTAGCGGTTCAGTGGCACGGACAGAACCACGCCCAGGCCGTGCATAGTTGTCAGGACTTACAACAGGCGAATTTCTACGACGTGCCTAAGGCCGACATTATTCTGGCGTCTCCCTGTTGCCAGGGCCACAGCAAAGCACGCGGCAAAGACCGCCCGCACCACGACAACCAGCGATCAACCGCTTGGGCCGTGGTATCCGCCGCCGAAGCCATGCAGAGTGAATGTCTGGTCATTGAGAACGTGCCGGAGTTCACCGACTGGATCCTGTACCCAGCTTGGGCCGACGCCTTGAAGCGGTTGGGGTACAGCATCAGCGTGAACGTGCTGGACGCCGCCGACTTTGGCGTACCCCAGCACCGCACGCGGGTTTTTATTGTCGGAACCCGCAGCGCCGCGCCCCTTACTCTCAAGCTGGAGAAGAAAGAGCATGTGGCCGTCAATACCGTGCTGGAATGGGATAGTTACGACTGGAACCCGGTCAACAAGCCAGGGCGGGCCGAGAACAGCCTCAAGCGCATTGAAAACGGGCGAAAAGTGTACGGAGAGCGGTTTGTGGCCCCGTTCTACGGCTCAGGCTCAGGCACGACAGGGCGCAGCATCGAGCGGCCCATTGGCACGCTGACCACCAAAGACCGTTGGAGCCTCATCAAAGGCGACCAAATGCGAATGGTGCAGATTCCCGAAGCAAAGCGAATCATGGGTTTCCGCGACAGCTACCAGCTTCCGGCCAGCCACACCGCCGCCATGCAGATGTTAGGCAATGCGGTATGCCCGCCCGTTCCCGCCGCCATATTGCAAGGCGTGTTAAAAGCCTGACCCACAATCCCCAGCCGTTCCAGCCGTCGCCCGATATCGGGCGACGGCGAGTTTTTGTCAGGCGACATTCTTAGTTCCCCAGTGGCTTATTCAGGAGGGGGAAGTCTCCCCCTGAGAAAAACGCAAAAGGCGCAAACATCCTGAGCGCGACCTTCCTCACGTCAGGCCGCAGGATGTGTGCAAAGCGTTTTTCTACCCCCTCTTGGTCTTGGGAAGCACCGAGCGGCGACGTGCAGGGGGGGCAGTGGTAGGGGCCAGCCCAGACGATTTTCAAGGGGAGGCCAGGTCTACCGCTTGCAGCGGGCCACTTGTCCCCCGGCAAGAAGCGCCGGGAGATGTTGCCGCAGGCCACTTCACGCCGCTGACGCGGCTGTATAAGGAGCGGCCAGAGGCCGCGCCGCACCGCCCCCGGCCCGGAGGCCGTCAGGGGGCCGCGCCCGTCGTCGGCCTAGAGGCGGCTCGTCGTCCTAGCCGAGCGCGACCAACACCACCAGAAGGCGCGGCCAGAGGGCCGCACGGCCACCAGAACAGACCCAACCCCCCCCGCCCCTTCCCCTGGAAGGGGAGCTTTCCCCCCCCGCCCCCAAAGGGGTAGCAGGGAAAGCGCAGGGCCGCAAAAAAGCGCGGCTCAGACGCTTTCCCGCTGTCCAGGGTGAAAAAGCACATGGGCTGAACGCCCTGACCACTCTTCAAAACGGGTAGGGAGCAGCAGAAAGCCGGCTCCTGTACGGTGTTTCTGCGATGAAAACCCCCGGGAGCCGACCCCCTCACGATACCTTGCAGACCGCCCTGCGGTCTGCCTTTCCTCTTGATGCCCGCCGCCTGGCGGTCTTCACGGCCCTGGTCCTGGCGGTCATCCAGGCACGCACGGTCGTCCTGTACAGCCTCAAAACCCACGTGGCGTTGCCAGGGTCGCTCACGGCCCGCTACCAGCGCCTGATCCGCTTTGTGCAGTTTTCCTTTCCAGACGGTCTGTTTCCCCGCTTTGCGCTGTCGTTCCTCCCGGATGGCCCCGTGGATCTCATCCTGGATCGGACGAACTGGAGACTCGGGCAGCAGGACGTGAACATCCTGCTCCTCTCCGCCGTGTGGAACGGGTTCAGCCTGCCCTTGATGTGGACCCTGCTCCCACACGGTGGGGCCAGTGATTCCCGGACTCGGGAATCACTCGTAAAGCGCTTCCTGACGCTCTGCCCGGGTCGGCCGATCCGGTGCCTCCTCGCAGACCGCGAGTTCATTGGGCGGCACTGGTTCCGTTTCCTCGAAGAACACGGCATTGCGCCGTGTATTCGACTTCCGGCACGCGCCACCATCGGTGCGCATCGTCTGCCCGTCTGGGCGGTGTTCAAGAACCTCCAGGTCGGTGAAGTCAGGGTCTGGCGCCGCCAGACCCTGATCTACGGCGTTTCACTTCGGGTGGCCGCGACGAAGAACGCCGCCGGGGAGACGCTGTACCTCGCGTACCGGGGGCACGTGGGACCGAACTTGCGCCGGTACGCCCAGCGCTGGCAGGCGGAGAACCTGCATGCCGCCCTGAAGACCAGGGGCTTCAACCTGGAGGACACGGGCCTGACCCGCGCGGAGCGGGTGTCCACCCTGTTGACGGTGGTCAGCGTGGCCTTCATCTGGGCCTGCCTCACGGGGGAACTACTGGCCGCGCGTATCAAGGTCAAGATCAAAAGCCACGGACACCGTGCGGTGTCCGTATTCCGACTCGGTCTGGACCATCTCCAGGATCTCCTGCTCCACCCGTCCCCGTCGTCCTGGCGCACCTTGTTGACCCTCATGCCACGTTTTGAAGAGTAGTCAGGTTTCCTACCCAAAGAATTGGGGTACGGACCGCAGACCCTGGCCGGTCTTTATAGCTGGATGAGCGACGCTGCGCATGGAGGCACGCGCCTCCTCCAGCAGCTGGCACAGGACAATCCAGATGTTCAACGGTTCATGCGGGCCAGCCTGAACTTCGTCGCGGCCTCCTTGGCCCTGCTTCTGCAGAGGCTTGCAGAGCAGAAACCGGAGGTGCAGGCCTTCCTGACTTCCAACCTGGAGGTGCAGCACGCGGTCAGCCTCCAAGCCCACAGCGCTCTGAAGTGACCGCTTACGGCCACGGCAAGGTCCTGCTCAGGTGTCGTGATTCCAGCACCCATTTGACCCGTTGCTAAGCCATGCACCTATTGAGAACAGCACGAGTGGGGATCCGCCCGGGGCTGTCGGCCGGTGCTGTGAAGTGCAGTCCCGGATCGGCTCAAGGTCTCGATCCGCCTCGACTTACGCCGAACTCAATTGGGATGCAGCAGGGCATACGGACAAGCCCGGGGAAGCACGCTGGGCGGAAGGACGACCCGGTCCCCGGTTGCCCCGTCCAAGCGTCCCTCGCGGACAATGGGACGCCCGGCGTCGTCCTTCCGCCCTCGCTGGTCTGGTCAGACTGGCGCTCACCTCATGCGGGCGCAGGTGACGAGCGCGTCTTCTCCCTAATGGACGTCAGCGTAGTGTTTCGCCTTTCGTCCAAAAGTCGCTGCAAATTTTGCATGGCATGAGAGTCATGCTGCAGGGACGTTAACTTGGTTTCCTGTTGTTGCCGCTCGACGGAGAGCTGTTCAATGCGGGCCTGCCACTCCTCCCTCTCCCGGTCATTCGACGGGAACACCTCCACAAAGGCATGCAAGGACAGCTCGGCGGCCCGCTGCGTGGCCAGGAAAATACTGGCACAGCCGATGAATCCCTGTGCTGCTCAGCACCTGACACTTCGGGAATTTGACGTGTGGGTGGTCGGGAAAGGCGTCCTGAGCAGCTCAAGGCAGACCCAGAAGGCCTCCCCGCCCCACCGTGCGGCCTGACCCAGCACCTGCCACCCGATGCGCACCTGGCTCACCACCGCCCGGCCTCGATTGTCCTGCCTTGCGGCGTGTTGCAACACGGTCTGCGCGCCCACCCGGGCCATCCACGCCAGCGCAAGGCATAGCAGACCGAATAACCGGGAAATCCGGTCAGGGGCGGTCATGTGCGTGGCTTCCAGGTTCAGCCCGCGGCCCTTCAACGACGAGAACGCGGACTCGATGCCCCAGCGGAGACGATAGGTCTTCAACACGTCCAGGATAGGCAAATCCGAGGCGACGATCACCCTGTCCCCTGCGGGGGACAGGGTGATGACCACGTGCATCCACCCGCCATACACCCAGGTCCGCTCGAAGAGCGTGCGGACTTCCCCGGGCTGGAGGGTCGTGAACAAGTCCCGGGCCAGGTCATCCAGGGCGCGGGTGTTCTCCCGGATGCGCAGACACTGCCGGATGCGTTTCCAGCGCAGGAATGAGCACCATTCCTGCCCGACGAACTCCCGGTCTGCGATGAGCACCGACCAGCGCCGGGCTGGAAGAACCTGGAGCAGCCGGGAGACCAGAAGGATGCGGGCCGCGGTGCTGCTGTTCCCTTGATGCGGGAGGATCGACCACACGAGGGGAATGACCGCGCCCCCGAGGATGGCGCCCAGGACCAGGATGTTCAGCGGTGTCTGACCATAGTGCCAGGTGGTGCGGTCCATGATCAGCGTCAACTTGCCGTCGGGGAGGAGAGGAAGCAGGACGTCCAAGACGTCCTGCGGGGTGAGCTGAGCGTCGTGGAAGACGCGGGCAACCGTGCGAGTCTTTGATTCCAGCGTCGCTTCCCTGGGCAGATGGAGCGCGATCTTACGGTGCAGGCTGGATTCGGCCTGGAGGAGCGCCAGGAGCACTTCCGCGAGCCGCCTCAGGGCATCGGTTCGTCGGTGAGGCAGGCAGCCTTTCAGGTGGGCGGCCAGCGTGTCAGCATGGAGGCGAGCAGGATTCTGGATCGTCACAGACCAAGATGCTGCCCTTTGTCATGCCGCACTGCGTCCAGGACGCCATTCATCGCAAAGTGTCAGGTGCTGAGACCTGCACCTGTTCAATGGACCC contains:
- a CDS encoding IS4 family transposase, encoding MKTPGSRPPHDTLQTALRSAFPLDARRLAVFTALVLAVIQARTVVLYSLKTHVALPGSLTARYQRLIRFVQFSFPDGLFPRFALSFLPDGPVDLILDRTNWRLGQQDVNILLLSAVWNGFSLPLMWTLLPHGGASDSRTRESLVKRFLTLCPGRPIRCLLADREFIGRHWFRFLEEHGIAPCIRLPARATIGAHRLPVWAVFKNLQVGEVRVWRRQTLIYGVSLRVAATKNAAGETLYLAYRGHVGPNLRRYAQRWQAENLHAALKTRGFNLEDTGLTRAERVSTLLTVVSVAFIWACLTGELLAARIKVKIKSHGHRAVSVFRLGLDHLQDLLLHPSPSSWRTLLTLMPRFEE
- a CDS encoding IS4 family transposase, translated to MTIQNPARLHADTLAAHLKGCLPHRRTDALRRLAEVLLALLQAESSLHRKIALHLPREATLESKTRTVARVFHDAQLTPQDVLDVLLPLLPDGKLTLIMDRTTWHYGQTPLNILVLGAILGGAVIPLVWSILPHQGNSSTAARILLVSRLLQVLPARRWSVLIADREFVGQEWCSFLRWKRIRQCLRIRENTRALDDLARDLFTTLQPGEVRTLFERTWVYGGWMHVVITLSPAGDRVIVASDLPILDVLKTYRLRWGIESAFSSLKGRGLNLEATHMTAPDRISRLFGLLCLALAWMARVGAQTVLQHAARQDNRGRAVVSQVRIGWQVLGQAARWGGEAFWVCLELLRTPFPTTHTSNSRSVRC
- a CDS encoding DNA cytosine methyltransferase, which codes for MRTKNVTVQQPLLITSAPAQAQAQAGAATAIDLFAGAGGFSEGAALAGVEVIWAANHNPLAVQWHGQNHAQAVHSCQDLQQANFYDVPKADIILASPCCQGHSKARGKDRPHHDNQRSTAWAVVSAAEAMQSECLVIENVPEFTDWILYPAWADALKRLGYSISVNVLDAADFGVPQHRTRVFIVGTRSAAPLTLKLEKKEHVAVNTVLEWDSYDWNPVNKPGRAENSLKRIENGRKVYGERFVAPFYGSGSGTTGRSIERPIGTLTTKDRWSLIKGDQMRMVQIPEAKRIMGFRDSYQLPASHTAAMQMLGNAVCPPVPAAILQGVLKA